A region of the Roseiflexus sp. RS-1 genome:
GGCGTATCGCCGATCTGTTCATACATGGCCGTTCACCCCTTCAGATCGCTGAACAGAAAGGTCAGGCTGCGAATGGCGATGCCAACCCCCGGCGAAAGCGCTTCCGACGAGAACATCTGGCGAAACTCGGTGAGCGACGTCACCAGCGCGGCGCTGGTCGCCTGTTCGCTCCAGTCGCGCTGCTCGATGACGATCAGCGCCGACGTAGCAGTGGCGTTTTCGATGGTTACCGTTGCATAGCCCGCTCTGATCACCGGCGGATCGATCAGCGTCTCGCCATTGCCGAACACAATGTGCGCCGTTGATGATTCGGCATGATCGCTCACATCGAACACTGCCCGCGCTGTCATTTGACGACTGCGCAGGCGATAGCGGTTGGGCGCCAGGCGCAGGCGCACCTCACGGCTTCCATGGGCGGGTAATGCGATCTGTGCAACAATATGCGGCGTATTCGCCGGTCCACCAATGCAGTAGGGCACATCGACCGCATCGCGGATGTCGGGGTTGACGCTGAAACGAACCTCGATCGACTCATCGAAGTTGGTGTCGTAGCGCACATCGCACGATGGACAGTAGGCGTCGTGCTCGAGATCGCTGAGGGAGCGCACCCGCTGGCTTGCGCCACGACAACTGGGACAGAGGACATCCCATTCCAGGTCGAGCAAGCCGGTGCGCGTCGCGTACAGACACATGCGCAGCACGTCCATCCGTGGCTCGCCCCATGCATCAGCCAGCGCAAAGGCGCGCATCTTGAGCACCTGTGAATCATCGGCGTTGATGAGATGGGAAACCAGCCGCTCGATGAGCGACTCGCGGATGCCAGAGGAGCGCAAACGTTCTGCGGCGACGCGCAAACGATGGAGATTGACGCGCGGTTTGCGGACCGGCGGCAGAACCGCCTGCTCCGACGCAGCGACCAGTGCGCCCGTCTGTCGATAGACGTGACGTAACTGACGCAGCATCCGCTGACCGATGATCAGGCGCCCGCCGATAGCGCCAACCAGGTTGCGCGGCGCGATATGCACCTCGACATCGACTTTCGTGCGTTCTTCGGGGAGCGATGTGAAACGGGTTACCGTCTGCAAGCGTTCAACCGGCAGTGGCGGTGCAAACTCGCGCTCGACCGAGAACTGCTGCTCGAAGATCCATTCGAAGGGATGCTCGCGCCAGCTGACTGGAACGCCGAGAAAATGACCGTACACGATCTGTATCAGATCGCGGTCCGGGCGGGTTCGTTCGAAGGCGGGCAGGCCGATCAGGCGATTGGTGCGATCCGTATCGGAGAGCAGGGGCCAGAGACGTTCAACAGGCGCGTCAAGAATGATGCTGGAGTGAAGATGGATGGTGTATGGTTTCATGAACGTCGCCTTTGAGATTTGTATCAATAGTCGTGTGCATAGTATGCACTCACAAGTACATTATAGCGGCAGCACGATATGCACCACGATAAGGGAATGATTACAAACAGATGAGTCTCCTGCAAAAAGCTCATCTCACAAGTTCATCTCACAACAGAGGCGCAGAGAATGAATGGAAGACTCTGCGCTCTAGTATAATCTAACGGGACACGGTATACCGTTCTGCGCCAGGTTCACGAGATCGCCGCGGAGTGTTGGGTAGCCGTGTCCTTCAACGCGACCAAGCCGAACAGTTATCTGGGCCCTCAAACCCGCATATGCTAGCAAGGCTGGCGCCGTTTTCCTCAGGAGGTTCTGTGGATGGCTTCCCGTGAGTCGCTCTTTATCGGCATTGATGTCTCCAAACAGACGCTGGATGTGGCGTTTGGCGCCGACCCGCACGCGCCACGCGAGACGATACCGTCTACCGACGAAGGTGTCCAGCTCCTGGTCACGCGACTCCAGCGCCTGCAGCCGACCCTGATTGTGCTGGAGGCGACCGGCGGGCTGGAGCGCATGGTGTTCGCCCAACTGCTCCAGGCTGGCTTGCCGACGGCGCGGGTGCAGCCACGCCGCGTGCGCGCCCTGGCGCACGCGGAAGGACGCCAGGCGAAGACCGACCGCCTGGATGCCCGGTTGCTCGCCCGCTTTGCCGAACGGGTGCGCCCGCCGCACCACCAGGCGACGGACGAGCAGCGCGCATCCTTGCGCGACCTGCTGGTCCGGCGGGAGCAGGTGATTCAGATGCGGACGGCTGAGATCAATCGGTTGACGGCTGCCGCGCCGAACCTCCGCCCGGGCATCCAGCAGCATATTGATTGGCTGGATCAGGAGATCCGTGCGCTTGAGCAGGAACGCGACAACGAGGCGGAGCGCACCG
Encoded here:
- a CDS encoding IS110-like element ISRfsp2 family transposase; its protein translation is MASRESLFIGIDVSKQTLDVAFGADPHAPRETIPSTDEGVQLLVTRLQRLQPTLIVLEATGGLERMVFAQLLQAGLPTARVQPRRVRALAHAEGRQAKTDRLDARLLARFAERVRPPHHQATDEQRASLRDLLVRREQVIQMRTAEINRLTAAAPNLRPGIQQHIDWLDQEIRALEQERDNEAERTDEVRRKRELRESVPGIGAITALNLLLRLPELGTINRKEAAAVVGVAPYANQSGAQHKPRHISGGRRDGRSVLYMATLAATRRRLVRRAFDQRLCQAGKPRKVAIVAAMRKLLTILGAILRQQKPWDPAVHTSAP
- a CDS encoding DUF5939 domain-containing protein, with the protein product MKPYTIHLHSSIILDAPVERLWPLLSDTDRTNRLIGLPAFERTRPDRDLIQIVYGHFLGVPVSWREHPFEWIFEQQFSVEREFAPPLPVERLQTVTRFTSLPEERTKVDVEVHIAPRNLVGAIGGRLIIGQRMLRQLRHVYRQTGALVAASEQAVLPPVRKPRVNLHRLRVAAERLRSSGIRESLIERLVSHLINADDSQVLKMRAFALADAWGEPRMDVLRMCLYATRTGLLDLEWDVLCPSCRGASQRVRSLSDLEHDAYCPSCDVRYDTNFDESIEVRFSVNPDIRDAVDVPYCIGGPANTPHIVAQIALPAHGSREVRLRLAPNRYRLRSRQMTARAVFDVSDHAESSTAHIVFGNGETLIDPPVIRAGYATVTIENATATSALIVIEQRDWSEQATSAALVTSLTEFRQMFSSEALSPGVGIAIRSLTFLFSDLKG